One segment of Panicum virgatum strain AP13 chromosome 3K, P.virgatum_v5, whole genome shotgun sequence DNA contains the following:
- the LOC120697661 gene encoding glutaredoxin-C7-like, which translates to MQGGGGVSCAVAGEAPTPGPRRRLGLTIDPAGDVEAPAERVGRLVRESPVVIFARRGCCMCHVMRRLLEAVGAHATVIEVEEAAEEAAASAAAAAAVPALFVGGAPVGGLDGLMGLHLSGLLVPRLREVGALCG; encoded by the coding sequence atgcagggcggcggcggcgtgagctgcgcggtggccggcgaggcGCCGACACCGGGGCCCCGGCGCCGGCTGGGCCTGACCATCGACCCCGCGGGCGACGTGGAGGCCCCCGCGGAGCGCGTCGGGCGGCTGGTCCGCGAGAGCCCTGTGGTGATCTTCGCCCGGCGCGGGTGCTGCATGTGCCACGTGATGCGGCGGCTGCTGGAGGCCGTGGGCGCGCACGCGACGGTGATCGAGGTGGAggaggccgccgaggaggccgcggcgtcggcggccgccgcggccgccgtgccgGCTCTGTTCGTGGGCGGCGCGCCCGTGGGCGGGCTCGACGGGCTCATGGGGCTCCACCTCAGCGGCCTCCTGGTCCCGCGCCTCCGCGAGGTCGGCGCGCTCTGCGGCTAG